The Moorella glycerini genomic interval GTCGATTTCGCTGACTTCGGCATCGGCAATTTTGCGCCCGTTACGGACGACCACCTTGCCCGGAACACCTACCACCGTGCAGTTGGCCGGCACATCACGTAAAACAACGGAACCGGCGCCTATTTTGACATTGTCGCCTATAGTAATATTCCCCAGGACCCTGGCCCCGGCACTGATGACGACATTGTTGCCAATGGTGGGGTGACGCTTTCCCTTTTCCTTGCCGGTACCCCCCAGGGTAACTCCCTGGTACAGGGTAACGTTATTACCTACTTCTGCCGTCTCGCCGATGACCACTCCCATGCCGTGGTCGATGAAAACGCCTTCACCCAGTTTAGCCCCGGGATGGATTTCAATCCCGGTCAGGAAGCGGTTGAACTGGGAAATGAGCCTTGCCAGGAGAATCAGGCCGTGGCAGTAAAAGAAATGGGCGATACGGTGGAGGAGCAGGGCATGAAAACCGGGATAACAGAGGATGACCTCCAGCAGGCTCCTGGCTGCCGGGTCGCGCTGGAAAATAACTTCAATATCCCTTTTTAACTGCCGCCACAAAGCTATCAACCTCCTCCCGATAAGATAAAAGCCTTTCATCCCGTCAGGGACGAAAGGCCGCGGTTCCACCCTGTTTGGAGATTGCTCTCCCCCTCAGCGGGCAATATACTGCCCCGGCCAATAACGGGGCCCGCCGGCAGGGCCTACTTCACTTTCAGCCCTGCAGCTCCCAGGGGCACTTCAACGCCCGGTATCCGGGACCACTTCCAGCCACCGGTGATCCCTCTCTGGTGACCCTTGGTGCGCCTACTCTCCCTGCTCATAGCCGTTAGCGTTATAAACCTTCAATCAGAAACATTATAAACCGGGGCGTTCATCACTGTCAAGCAACAAGACGCTGGCCTGGGCGGCAATACCCTCACCCCGCCCGGTAAAGCCCAGGCCCTCGGTGGTGGTGGCCTTGATGCTGATCTGGTCCTTATCAACCTCCAGGGCCCGGGCTATCCTCTCCCGCATGCTGTCAATAAAGGGCGCGAGCTTGGGCTGCTCGGCAATGATAATGCTATCGGCATTGCCCAGGCGGTAGCCCGCCTGCCTGACCATCCGGTAAACCTCCTGCAGCAGGACCAGGCTATCGGCGTCTTGATACCGGGGATCCCCGGGGGGAAAATGCCTGCCGATATCCCCCAGGGCGGCCGCCCCCAGCAGGGCATCGGCCAGGGCGTGAAGCAAAACATCAGCATCAGAATGGCCGGCCAGGCCGAGGGAACAGGGGATTTCAACCCCGCCCAGGACCAGGCGCCGGCCCGGGACCAGGCGGTGGACATCAAAACCGCAGCCGGTACGCATTAACTATCACCTGCCACAATGGCCCGGGCCAGGACCAGGTCGCCCGGGGTGGTAATTTTAATATTTACTTCTTCTCCTGGAACTAGTTTCACCGGGTAACCCGCCCTTTCCACCAGGGCCGCATCATCGGTAGCCTGCCAGCCGTTAATTTCGGCCTCCCGGTAGGCCGCTGCCAGCCAGTCCCGGCGGAAAACTTGCGGCGTCTGTACCGCCCAGAGGCCCCGGCGTTCCAGGGTGGCAGTAACCATATCGTCGGTATTCCCCTTCTTAATGGTTTCTTTGACCGGCAGGGCGGCAACGGCCGCCCCGGTATCCCGGGCCGCGGCAATCACCCGCTCCAGCAGGGCCGGACTCAAAAAAGGCCGTGCACCATCGTGCACGGCCACCCATTCTGCCCCCGGCGCTACGGCCTTAAGGCCGGCCGCAATGGAATCCTGCCTCTCCCTTCCACCAGCGACTATTTGCCTCACCTTCCGGTAAGGCCCACCTGTAACCACCTGGTGGCACAGGGGGATATTTTCGGGCCGGGTAACGACGATGACTTCATCTACCAGGGGGGAAGCCTCGGCTACCGCCAGGGTGTGGGCCAGGATGGGTTTATCTCCCAGGGGTAAAAAAACCTTATTGCCGCCGGCCCCCAGCCGCCGGCCCTGGCCGGCGGCGGCCACGATCAGGCTTAAGAAAGGCACTGGTACTCACCCCGCTCCAGGGCCTGGTGGTTGGAACCTATTTTACGTTCCGGCCCTTTGGGCCGGGCAAAAATCATCCGGCCGGCTGCCGTTTGCAGGACGCTTGTTACCAGGACGGCAATGGTCTGGCCTATGTAGCGGCGGCCATTTTCGACCACAATCATGGTGCCGTCATCCAGGTAAGCCACCCCCTGGCCAATCTCCTTGCCATCCTTGATGACCTGGACAGTCATTTCTTCACCCGGCAGGACAACGGGTTTGACAGCATTGGCCAGCTCATTGATGTTCAGTACCCGCACGCCCTGGAGTTCAGCCACCTTATTCAGGTTGTAATCATTGGTCAGGATGGGGGCGGCCAGCTTCTGGGCCAGGCGAACTAATTTGCTATCCACCTCCGTCAGGTCTTCAAAATCAACTTCCAGAACCTTGACGTTCACAGCCATTTCCTTGCGAATTTTATTGAGGATATCCAGGCCCCGCCGGCCGCGGTTACGTTTTAACAGGTCAGAGGAATCAGCTATGTGCCGTAATTCTTCCAGAACAAAGGAGGGTATCACCACCGTGCCTTCAATAAAGCCGCTTTTAATAATATCGGCTATGCGGCCGTCAATGATAACGCTGGTATCCAGGATTTTGGCTACCGGTTTCCCGCCTTCACCCTTGCCTTTTTCCCGGTCCTTGCCACCCCAGCGGGGAATGAGATTAAACAGTCCCCAGACTTCGTCCTTGCGCTTGGTGCCCAGGCTCCAGCCCAGGTAGCCAAAGAAGAGGCTGCCGGCCATAGGAATGTAGGGTCCCACCAGGGGCAGGTGAAAGAAAGAGGCCCCCAATAAATTAGCGATGATAAGTCCAAAAATAAGTCCTAAGGAACCGCTGATTATTTCCTGGGCCGGTGTGCGCTGCAACCTCCCTTCCAGCCAGCGCGTCGATTGGGTGATGAAATTAATCAGGCGCTGGGCCAGGCTATAGCCAGTTAAGGCCGCAATCAAGGTCACCAGGGCCAGCAGGGTCCAGCGCAGGCCCGGTAGAGGCCTGGTGCCCCAGCTCTGCTGCCAGATGGCCAGTCCCATTTGGGCAGCATAAAAGCCCGTCGCTGCCGCCACCAGGGCTATGGCACCCCGTAAAATCCGGTACAACATCCCTTCACCTTCTTTACTTCCTTTCTTTCAATTCTTCCTCACCCGGCCCCATCTTATACCATGGGAACCATCAGGCTAAAAGTTTTTCCAGCATGGTTTCTACCTGCTTTTTTTCATAGTTACGGGCCAGGGCCAGTTCACTGATTAAAATCTGGCGGGCATTTTCCAGCATTTTGCGCTCGCCGGTGGACAGCCCCTTATCGTGCTCCCGCCTGGCCAGGATACTGACTACCTCGGCTATCTGGTAAATATTACCGCTGCGCAGCTTCTCCAGGTTGGCCCGGTAGCGATGGTTCCAGTTGGTGCCAGAACTGCCGGTAACTTTTTTCTCTTTGAGAATCTTTATTACTTGTTCAACGCCTTCTTCGTCTACCACTTCCCTTAAACCCACCACCTGCTCGCTTTCCAGGGGCAGCATCACCTTCATATCACCCAGGGGAAAGCGCATAATGTAGTATTTTTTCTTTTGACCCAGTACCTCCCGCTCCTCGATGGCCTCAATGATTCCCGCCCCGTGCATGGGATACACTACTTTATCGCCCACTTTAAACATTCCTTTGTTACCCCCCGTTCCGGCAAAGCCGTGCCTATTATGATTATAACATGATTTAAGCCGTCAAACCGAGTTCCAGGGCCTCAACCACTGAGCGTACATCATAGATTTCGTAATCATTCCGGCCTATTAGACGGCATTTATTCCCCGCCGGGATGAGAAAACGCCTGAAACCCAGCCTGGCTGCTTCTTCGATGCGCCTTTCAACCTGGCTTACGGCCCGGACTTCTCCCGCCAGGCCAACTTCCCCTAAAACTAAAGTTTCGGCCTCTACCGGCCGGTCTTTAAGGCCGGAGGCGATGGCCAGGCAGATAGCCAGGTCGGCTGCCGGTTCATTGATGGCGATGCCGCCGGCGACGTTAAGGTAAACGTCATAGCCCCCCAGCTGTAATCCCGCCCGTTTTTCCAGTACTGCCGTAAGCAACAGGGCGCGGTTAAAATCGACCCCTGTAGCCAGCCGCCGCGGGTTGCCAAAGGTAGTCGGGCTTACCAGGGCCTGGATTTCCAGGAGCAGGGGCCGGGTCCCTTCCAGGCAGGCCACTACACAGGAGCCGGCTACCCCGGCCGGCCGCTCGGCCAGGAGCATTTCCGAGGGGTTGGCCACTTCCTTAAGCCCCCCGGTAACCATCTCAAAGATCCCGATTTCATTGGTGGAACCGAAACGGTTTTTGGCGGCACGCAGGATGCGGTAGGCCTGGTAGCGTTCTCCTTCCAGGTAGAGGACGGTGTCCACCAGGTGTTCCAGGACCCGGGGACCGGCCAGGAAGCCTTCTTTGGTGACGTGCCCCACCAGGATTACTGCCGGGCCACCGTCTTTGGCCAGGCGCAAAAAACGCGCCGCACATTCCCGCACCTGGGATACGCTCCCTGGCGCCGCCTGGATGGCCGGCAGGAACATGGTCTGGATGGAGTCCACAATGACTGCCACCGGGCCTAACCCTTCTATCCCGGCCAGGATGGCTTCTACATCCGTCTCGGCCAGTAAATAAATCTCGCCACTAAGGGCCCCCAAGCGCTGGGCCCTGAGCCTGACCTGCCCGGGCGATTCTTCACCGGAGACATAAAGGATCTTGCCATACCTGGCGGCAAGCCTGTGGGCCACCTGGAGGAGTAAAGTCGACTTGCCAATGCCAGGCGCCCCGCCGACCAGAAGCAAGGAACCAGGTACCAGGCCACCCCCCAGCACCCGGTCCCACTCGCTGAAAGAACTTACCAGGCGTTCCCCGGCAATATCGGTTATCCCTGCCAGCAAAGCAGGAGGTGCCTTCAAACCAGCCGGCCGGCTTATTCCTTCCAGGGTTACCATCTCCGCCACCAGGCTGTTCCAGCTGCCGCAACCGGGGCAGCGGCCTAAAAAACTTAAGCTTTCATAGCCACATTGCTGGCAGACAAAGCGCTCTTTTGTTTTCGCCAGGAAGATCACCTCCCCCAGGCATTATACACCAACCGCCCGGGGTTGGGAAGTCCTACCAGTCAAGGCCTTTTCTTCCTGGGTTAGCTGGAGGCGCCGGCGATGCCAGCCCAGGTATTCCTTAACGCGGTTGATAGTCAAATTGAGCACCTGGTCTTCGCCAATACCGGCACTGCGGGCCACCTGCCAGGCCCGGGCAAAATTGCCCACTGCCGTGAAGACATGGGCATCGCTATTTAAAGCCACCCAGACCCTATATTTTTGCGCCAGCCTGGCCAGGAGCTGACAGCGGGGCAGGCTGCCCGGCCGGCTGATATTGAAGGAATTGTTATTGATTTCCAGGGCTTTACGCTCGGCGGCAGCCGCCAGGACCAGCTTTTCTATATTCAGGGGAAATTCGGGATTGCCCGGGTGGACGATAATATGGACCCGGGGATTCCTTAAGGCCGCCAGGGCAGCCCGGGTATATTCTTCCTCGGACCGGTTATCGAAACCAGTCCCTGTATGGAAACCCGCCAGGACAATGTCTAACTGGTCCAGCAGGCGGTCGGGTACATCCAGGTGCCCCTCCGGGTCCAGGATATTTGCTTCCACGCCCCGGAGAATTGCTACGCTGCCAATCTTGCGAGGCAGGGCTACCAGATTGCTGAAGTGATATTCATGGGGACCGCCGGGCATTTTGAGGCCGTGATCGGTAATGGCAATCATCTTCAGTCCCCGTTTTTCAGCAGCTTCAGCCAGTTCCTTAACGGTACTGTACGCATGGCCGCTGGCGATGGTGTGGGTGTGGAGGTCCGCTTCCAGGTGCACTTTCCTTCACTCCTTTTTACTCCTTCTAGCTTAACAAAAGATTATTAAAGTCACATTAGAATTGCTTTATCTTAAGCTTAATCCATAAATTGGCATCAATTTTGGGGGCTTAAGTATAAATATTAGCTGTTAACGGGGGCATAATACTAGCAGCAGGGTCGGCCAGGGCCGAGCCCAGAAAATTATCGGGTCCGATGCCGGGCTCGCTAATTTTCGGCCAAAGGTCGCCAGCAGGTCAAAAGGCTTGCTGGCCGGCCGGCGGGCAGATCAGCAGCGGTTCGTCACGGCTTGCCGTTAGTCCGAAGGATTAATGGCAGGTCGGCAAGGATGGTTGCTGGTCGAGCTAAGATGACCATAGTTGCCGCAAGGCTTTCAACACCAAAAAGCTCGAGGTTCGTAAAGGTCGAGAGATCTTTACGGGCTTCCCAGGTAGCTGTGGTCGTCGAGCAAAGGTTATTGTAGTTGCCGTAATGGTCTGTGGCAGCCGAAAGGTTGTCGCCGGCTATGCAGGTAGCTGCCGTAGCCGGAGTTAAGGTTCTGACCGGCTCTTTAAAATGAAGGCCCTCCTCCACGGAGCGGCCTTCATTTTTATACCTAAAAAAGTGGCCCAGAAAACCTGGGCTCAAAAGAGTGTATATATTAAAGGAGGTCAGAGGACACCTGATTTGGAGGTAATCAGGTATTGGCTTCAATGATATTATAACTCATTCCTGTTAAGAATCAATAATGGCCTTGTTAAGTTTAGATTAATTTTGGGCCTTCTCCGGTATGGGGCTTTCCGCCTGGGCCTTTCCTTCAGTTACTACCGGTAAGGTAAAAAAGAAACAGCTGCCCTGCCCCGGCTGGCTGGTTACACCGACATTACCACCGTGGGCTTCAACGATATGCTTAACTATAGCCAGGCCCAGGCCGGTACCCCCCATTTCCCTGGAACGGGCCTTGTCAACCCGGTAAAAACGTTCAAAAACCCGGGGCAGGCTTGCTGCCGGTATACCAATACCGCTATCTTCTACTTCTACCCGCAGGCCATCATTCTCCAGGCCGGCCCGTACCGTGACCCTGCCGCCGGCAGGGGTGTACTTAATGCCATTGTCAATTAAATTTAGCAAAACCTGGCTTAAATAATTCTCGCCAATGGCCAGGGGCGGCAGGCCTGCCGGTATTTGTACTTCCAGGTTAACTCCCTTTTCCCGGGCCAGGGGATTAACAGTAGCCAAAACCCCTTCCAGGGTAGGCATGAGCTTGGCCCGTCCGGGGCGGATCCGCTGGGGTTGATTTTCCAGCCGCGAAAGGGCCAGGAGATCTTCGATTAACTGCTGCAGGCGCTGGGCCTCTTTATTGATAATCCCCAGAAAACGGCGGCTCACTTCCGGGTCTTCCAGGGCCCCTTCCAGCAAAGTCTCCACAAACCCCCGGATAGACGTCAGGGGCGTGCGCAGTTCATGGGAAACATTGGCCACAAACTCCGTCCGCATTTGTTCCAGGCGGCGGATGTTTGTTATATCCCGGATGGTCAGGGCCGCACCCACTACCCGCTTTTGGGCACTGATAATGGGCGCCCCATAAATTTTAAAAAGCTGGTTAGTGGTAGGAAAAAGGCGGGTTTCTATCTCCAGGGGTATGCCGCTGGCCAGGATTTCTTTGACGAGTTTATCGATCTCATGATTGCGAATTACTTCCAGTAAATACTTATGCTCAACTTCCGTCCCTTTCTTGCCGAACATGGTTTCGGCCGCCGGATTTAAGAGCATTACCCGGCCCACCTGGTCCACAGTTAACAGGGCGTCACTCATACTGGCCAGAATTGCTTGCATTTTATTTCTTTCTTCTGCCATTTCCCGGAAGTTGTTGCGTAAAGTTTCCACCATGACATTGAGGTGGTGGCTCAACAACCCTATTTCATCATTACTTTGAATCTCAATCCGCTGCTCCAGGTCGCCGCCGGCAATCTTTTGCGTCAGGGGTAGCAGGGCCGTCAGGGGCATAATTATCCCCCGGGACAGGATAAAGGTCCCGGCGGTCATGACTACCAGGACCACCAGCATGGTCAGCAGGAGCTGCCCTTCCAGCCTGGCTACCAGGACACCGGCCCGGAAGGGCGGCAGCCACGGCAGGCCCAGGGCGTTAAGGATGGCCTGGTGCAGGTAAAGATAGGCAGCCACCAGGGTCAAGAAGAGGAGGGTTAAAAAATTTAAGGCGATCTTCCAGCGCAAAGAACGCAAGGCCATCACCACCTCTGGCTATGTAAGCAAACATGGGGCGACGGCCACAACTGCCGGGTCAAACTGGCTGCCACTACCCCGGGTTAGAATAGCCACTGCTTCTTCGGGTGTCCGGGTAGGCTGGTAGGGCCTTAAGGAAGTCATGGCATCAAAGGCATCGGCTACGGCTATGATGCGCGCCCCCAGGGGAATTTCCCCATCATGCAGGCCATAAGGATAACCTTGGCCATCATAACGTTCGTGATGCAGGCCGGCATCATGGGCTATATCTTTTAAACTGGTAACGCTGGTCAATAAATCTATGGTTCGCACCGGATGCTGGCGTACCACTTTTAATTCCCGGGCATCGAGCCGGCCTGGTTTATCTAATATGGCCCGGGGAACGGCAATTTTGCCAAAGTCATGGAGGAGCCCGGCAATTTC includes:
- the cysE gene encoding serine O-acetyltransferase; protein product: MKGFYLIGRRLIALWRQLKRDIEVIFQRDPAARSLLEVILCYPGFHALLLHRIAHFFYCHGLILLARLISQFNRFLTGIEIHPGAKLGEGVFIDHGMGVVIGETAEVGNNVTLYQGVTLGGTGKEKGKRHPTIGNNVVISAGARVLGNITIGDNVKIGAGSVVLRDVPANCTVVGVPGKVVVRNGRKIADAEVSEIDLRHDELPDPVAEMLLCLQRQIQRLEQRIEELEASKDEHLPVQYADGTKGRVHSG
- the ispF gene encoding 2-C-methyl-D-erythritol 2,4-cyclodiphosphate synthase, producing MRTGCGFDVHRLVPGRRLVLGGVEIPCSLGLAGHSDADVLLHALADALLGAAALGDIGRHFPPGDPRYQDADSLVLLQEVYRMVRQAGYRLGNADSIIIAEQPKLAPFIDSMRERIARALEVDKDQISIKATTTEGLGFTGRGEGIAAQASVLLLDSDERPGL
- the ispD gene encoding 2-C-methyl-D-erythritol 4-phosphate cytidylyltransferase; translated protein: MPFLSLIVAAAGQGRRLGAGGNKVFLPLGDKPILAHTLAVAEASPLVDEVIVVTRPENIPLCHQVVTGGPYRKVRQIVAGGRERQDSIAAGLKAVAPGAEWVAVHDGARPFLSPALLERVIAAARDTGAAVAALPVKETIKKGNTDDMVTATLERRGLWAVQTPQVFRRDWLAAAYREAEINGWQATDDAALVERAGYPVKLVPGEEVNIKITTPGDLVLARAIVAGDS
- a CDS encoding PIN/TRAM domain-containing protein; translation: MLYRILRGAIALVAAATGFYAAQMGLAIWQQSWGTRPLPGLRWTLLALVTLIAALTGYSLAQRLINFITQSTRWLEGRLQRTPAQEIISGSLGLIFGLIIANLLGASFFHLPLVGPYIPMAGSLFFGYLGWSLGTKRKDEVWGLFNLIPRWGGKDREKGKGEGGKPVAKILDTSVIIDGRIADIIKSGFIEGTVVIPSFVLEELRHIADSSDLLKRNRGRRGLDILNKIRKEMAVNVKVLEVDFEDLTEVDSKLVRLAQKLAAPILTNDYNLNKVAELQGVRVLNINELANAVKPVVLPGEEMTVQVIKDGKEIGQGVAYLDDGTMIVVENGRRYIGQTIAVLVTSVLQTAAGRMIFARPKGPERKIGSNHQALERGEYQCLS
- a CDS encoding CarD family transcriptional regulator, which produces MFKVGDKVVYPMHGAGIIEAIEEREVLGQKKKYYIMRFPLGDMKVMLPLESEQVVGLREVVDEEGVEQVIKILKEKKVTGSSGTNWNHRYRANLEKLRSGNIYQIAEVVSILARREHDKGLSTGERKMLENARQILISELALARNYEKKQVETMLEKLLA
- the radA gene encoding DNA repair protein RadA; this translates as MAKTKERFVCQQCGYESLSFLGRCPGCGSWNSLVAEMVTLEGISRPAGLKAPPALLAGITDIAGERLVSSFSEWDRVLGGGLVPGSLLLVGGAPGIGKSTLLLQVAHRLAARYGKILYVSGEESPGQVRLRAQRLGALSGEIYLLAETDVEAILAGIEGLGPVAVIVDSIQTMFLPAIQAAPGSVSQVRECAARFLRLAKDGGPAVILVGHVTKEGFLAGPRVLEHLVDTVLYLEGERYQAYRILRAAKNRFGSTNEIGIFEMVTGGLKEVANPSEMLLAERPAGVAGSCVVACLEGTRPLLLEIQALVSPTTFGNPRRLATGVDFNRALLLTAVLEKRAGLQLGGYDVYLNVAGGIAINEPAADLAICLAIASGLKDRPVEAETLVLGEVGLAGEVRAVSQVERRIEEAARLGFRRFLIPAGNKCRLIGRNDYEIYDVRSVVEALELGLTA
- a CDS encoding phosphatase; its protein translation is MHLEADLHTHTIASGHAYSTVKELAEAAEKRGLKMIAITDHGLKMPGGPHEYHFSNLVALPRKIGSVAILRGVEANILDPEGHLDVPDRLLDQLDIVLAGFHTGTGFDNRSEEEYTRAALAALRNPRVHIIVHPGNPEFPLNIEKLVLAAAAERKALEINNNSFNISRPGSLPRCQLLARLAQKYRVWVALNSDAHVFTAVGNFARAWQVARSAGIGEDQVLNLTINRVKEYLGWHRRRLQLTQEEKALTGRTSQPRAVGV
- the pnpS gene encoding two-component system histidine kinase PnpS, yielding MRSLRWKIALNFLTLLFLTLVAAYLYLHQAILNALGLPWLPPFRAGVLVARLEGQLLLTMLVVLVVMTAGTFILSRGIIMPLTALLPLTQKIAGGDLEQRIEIQSNDEIGLLSHHLNVMVETLRNNFREMAEERNKMQAILASMSDALLTVDQVGRVMLLNPAAETMFGKKGTEVEHKYLLEVIRNHEIDKLVKEILASGIPLEIETRLFPTTNQLFKIYGAPIISAQKRVVGAALTIRDITNIRRLEQMRTEFVANVSHELRTPLTSIRGFVETLLEGALEDPEVSRRFLGIINKEAQRLQQLIEDLLALSRLENQPQRIRPGRAKLMPTLEGVLATVNPLAREKGVNLEVQIPAGLPPLAIGENYLSQVLLNLIDNGIKYTPAGGRVTVRAGLENDGLRVEVEDSGIGIPAASLPRVFERFYRVDKARSREMGGTGLGLAIVKHIVEAHGGNVGVTSQPGQGSCFFFTLPVVTEGKAQAESPIPEKAQN